ATTCTTAAAAAGAAAAATATATAAAGAGTTAGAAACAAAAATTAGCCTTATTGTTAAGAATAAAAATACTTAGAAACTTAAAAACAAAAGTTAAAATTTTATAAATAATTTTTTATAAACCTTGCTATAACAAGTTTTATAGTTTTAGTAGGCATAAAGATTACCATAAGGCCTATGTGAAACAGGGGTTATTTTTGAAAACCTATCGTTTATTATAGATTCTAAGTTTTCATCCATGTCGGCACAGTATTCTGTTAAAATTGTTTTAAGATATGTTAGATCCTCTTCGTTTATAGGAGAAATTTTAAGGTTTTTCCCAAGAAAAAACGGGTCTAATTCACCTCTTATGTAGATAACTCCTCCATGCATTCCTGTGCCTAAAAATTTTCCGGTTATAGGTTTTTCTGGATGTTGAGAGAATAAGCCTAATACGATGATAGTTCCTCCTCTTTTTACTTTTCGTTTTTCTTTGTATATAAGTTTCCTCTCTTCATGGATACTACAACCCCTGCTATAGATAGAACTGCAAATACAGAAAAGCTTATTTTTATGCTCTTCAGGATTGTAAAATAATTTTCAGAAGGAAGTTTTGCACCTTTTAAGTATAAAGAGAATATAAAAGAGACGATTGCCATTGAAAAAGCCTGGCCCATTACTCTCATGACGGATATTGTGGATGATGCTGCACCGTAAAGGGACGGTGGTACACAGCTCATTACAACATTTGTATTGGGTGATGAAAAAAGTCCAAACCCCACACCCATAACAATTAAGTTTATTATAACAATAGCTATGTTGGTTTTATCTGAAAATAAAGAAAATACAAAAAGGCCCGCTGTGGTAAGAAGCATTCCTGCAGTTGCCAGTTTCCATGGTTCAATCTTTTCTGAAGCCCTTCCAGAAATTAGTGATGTTATAACCTGAGAGATTGGTTGCACAATCAAAATACTTCCGACAAGCTGTGCAGGCAGCGCTTTTACAATTTGAAGATACAACGAAAGAAGGTACGATGCAGAAAATGTACAGCTGTAGTTTATAAGTGCTGCCAAGTTAGAAAAACCAAACTGTGGAATTTTTACAAACAACTTTACGTCAAGTAAAGGATTTTGATTATAAACCTCGAATATTACAAAAAGTAAAAGAAGAATAAAACCTAGGAAAAACACCAATTTTGGGATTTTGCCAAG
Above is a genomic segment from Thermodesulfobacterium commune DSM 2178 containing:
- a CDS encoding MFS transporter, with translation MEYKDEQRINKNILFATTTSSFLVPFMSSAVNIAAPDIARKFNLTAENLNLVITIFLLFSAAFILPIGKLSDTFDRAKIFITGLILFTISTLMCAIAPNILVLFIFRALQGFFAAFLFVTSIAILIENHSPKIRGRLLGINAATVYLGISTGPLLGGILVRFFGYKSIFIFSFLIGFVASFISLFLVKKEIKLGQNTSLSESFRNIDKTGTILSIAGLFLLIYGASTFELGKIPKLVFFLGFILLLLFVIFEVYNQNPLLDVKLFVKIPQFGFSNLAALINYSCTFSASYLLSLYLQIVKALPAQLVGSILIVQPISQVITSLISGRASEKIEPWKLATAGMLLTTAGLFVFSLFSDKTNIAIVIINLIVMGVGFGLFSSPNTNVVMSCVPPSLYGAASSTISVMRVMGQAFSMAIVSFIFSLYLKGAKLPSENYFTILKSIKISFSVFAVLSIAGVVVSMKRGNLYTKKNEK